In Hyphomicrobiales bacterium, one genomic interval encodes:
- a CDS encoding DeoR family transcriptional regulator — protein MEWSDRQTRILAALRQHGAIRIADLASDLDVSLETVRRDIRPLDEAGELIKLHGQVRLPAGLAEVPFERRMRENAEEKRVIARHVAAGIADGDSIMLDTGTTTSLLARALLGKRGLTIVTNSSDVARTLATVNGNKVYMAGGELHGDNGAAFGRWAIDFVARFRVRFAIISIGAVDAGVGPMDFHLEEAEFARTVLQCGEQRLIITDHTKFARPALVKVCDFSDFDRLVCDRPPPPEIADRLKQAGTEVELARL, from the coding sequence ATGGAGTGGAGCGACCGCCAGACCCGGATCCTCGCCGCCTTGCGTCAGCATGGCGCCATCCGGATCGCCGACCTCGCTAGCGATCTCGATGTCTCGCTGGAAACCGTGCGCCGAGACATCCGCCCGCTCGACGAAGCCGGCGAACTGATCAAACTGCACGGTCAGGTGCGTCTTCCGGCCGGCCTTGCCGAGGTCCCGTTCGAGCGCCGCATGCGCGAGAATGCGGAGGAAAAGCGCGTTATCGCCCGCCATGTCGCTGCCGGGATCGCCGACGGGGACAGCATCATGCTCGATACCGGCACGACCACGAGCCTGCTGGCAAGGGCGCTGCTCGGCAAGCGCGGGCTCACCATCGTCACCAATTCTTCGGACGTCGCGCGCACGCTGGCCACCGTCAACGGCAACAAGGTCTACATGGCCGGCGGAGAATTGCACGGCGACAACGGCGCCGCCTTCGGGCGATGGGCGATCGATTTCGTGGCGCGCTTTCGTGTGCGCTTCGCCATCATCTCTATCGGTGCGGTCGATGCCGGTGTCGGGCCGATGGACTTCCATCTCGAGGAGGCCGAGTTCGCGCGCACCGTGCTGCAATGCGGCGAGCAGCGCCTCATCATTACAGATCACACGAAGTTCGCGCGGCCGGCGCTCGTCAAGGTTTGTGATTTCAGTGACTTCGATCGCCTGGTGTGCGACCGTCCGCCACCGCCGGAGATCGCGGATCGACTGAAGCAGGCGGGCACGGAAGTGGAACTGGCCAGGCTTTGA
- a CDS encoding betaine/proline/choline family ABC transporter ATP-binding protein (Members of the family are the ATP-binding subunit of ABC transporters for substrates such as betaine, L-proline or other amino acids, choline, carnitine, etc. The substrate specificity is best determined from the substrate-binding subunit, rather than this subunit, as it interacts with the permease subunit and not with substrate directly.), with product MPRGPGDPPGSSSVGFSSGWSRRDEPARSRTTLRERLVADAPADVSGSCSTTPAIEVDDVTELDDGKGGRASRQAVRTAPPPRDVKLSCRRVWKLFGHGGAEVIARHGGRPGDADLAAASLIGAVRDVSIDIHTGEIFVIMGLSGSGKSTLVRCMSRLIEPTSGEILLNGENLLAASPRRMIEIRRHQMGMVFQHFALLPHLTVLGNVAFPLEVQGVARAEREKRAREVIELVGLAGREAFFPRALSGGQQQRVGIARSLPVRPELWFLDEPFSALDPLIRREMQDEFIRLQSVLQKTIVFITHDFDEAIRLADRIAIMKDGAVVQVGTPEELVVNPATGYVAEFTREVSKAKVVRVRSIMREPTSEEGKDGASAKAIHAISADSTVAEAAARFVDGVETLAVLGPDGTTIGWLRRGDVIDILMRADAR from the coding sequence ATGCCCCGCGGCCCGGGTGACCCACCCGGGTCCTCGTCTGTCGGGTTTTCGTCCGGCTGGTCCCGTCGAGACGAACCGGCCCGCTCGCGGACGACGCTACGCGAGCGGCTCGTCGCCGATGCTCCCGCCGACGTCTCTGGCTCCTGCTCCACCACGCCCGCGATTGAGGTCGATGACGTGACTGAACTCGACGACGGCAAGGGCGGCAGGGCTTCGAGACAGGCGGTGCGAACCGCGCCTCCGCCGCGCGACGTGAAGCTGTCCTGCCGTCGCGTCTGGAAGCTGTTCGGCCACGGTGGGGCGGAAGTCATCGCCCGCCATGGCGGCAGACCCGGCGATGCCGACCTCGCCGCCGCCTCGCTGATCGGCGCGGTGCGCGACGTCAGCATCGACATCCACACGGGCGAAATCTTCGTCATCATGGGGCTCTCGGGATCTGGCAAGTCGACCCTGGTGCGCTGCATGTCGCGGCTGATCGAGCCGACCAGTGGCGAGATCCTCTTGAATGGAGAAAATCTCCTGGCCGCCAGCCCGCGGCGGATGATCGAAATCCGCCGCCACCAGATGGGCATGGTGTTCCAGCATTTCGCGCTGCTGCCGCACTTGACCGTGCTCGGCAACGTCGCCTTTCCCCTGGAGGTGCAGGGGGTGGCGCGGGCCGAGCGGGAAAAACGTGCCCGCGAGGTGATCGAACTGGTCGGCCTCGCCGGCCGCGAGGCGTTCTTTCCACGCGCACTCTCGGGCGGCCAGCAGCAACGCGTCGGCATCGCCCGCTCGCTGCCGGTGCGTCCGGAACTGTGGTTCCTAGACGAGCCGTTTTCGGCGCTCGATCCGCTCATCCGCCGGGAGATGCAGGACGAATTCATCCGCCTGCAATCGGTTTTGCAGAAGACGATCGTCTTCATCACCCACGATTTCGACGAGGCGATCCGGCTGGCCGACCGCATCGCCATCATGAAGGACGGCGCGGTCGTCCAGGTCGGCACACCCGAGGAACTGGTCGTCAATCCGGCCACCGGCTACGTTGCTGAGTTCACGCGTGAGGTCTCCAAGGCCAAGGTTGTACGCGTGCGCTCGATCATGCGTGAGCCGACCTCTGAGGAGGGAAAAGACGGCGCTTCCGCAAAGGCGATCCACGCCATCAGCGCCGACAGCACCGTGGCCGAGGCCGCCGCCCGCTTCGTCGATGGCGTCGAGACGCTGGCCGTTCTCGGTCCCGACGGCACCACGATCGGCTGGCTTCGGCGGGGCGACGTGATCGATATCCTGATGCGGGCCGATGCGAGATGA
- a CDS encoding ABC transporter, translating to MAAFAAGLALVPMAAGAEAESRDPIKLTLHDWTGQFITTKIMGEVLKKAGYNIEYVQADYIAQFAGLKTGDLHVAMEIWETTGRDAMDEATGTGNVENLGETGMQAIEEWWFPEYMKEKCPGLPNWEALKDEACAEAFSTAETAPKGRYLGGPVTWGGYDDERVVALDLPFEVVHAGTDAALFAELESAYQRKAPIMLWVYAPHWAPVKYKGAWVDFPTYTPECYSDAGWGGNTSEKYDCGKPRGPIWKVAWSGVRDKWPGAHKAIMAFNVSNDEMGAMVAAADLYGKKVDDVVAEWIAANEARWSAWIK from the coding sequence ATGGCGGCCTTTGCCGCCGGTCTCGCGCTGGTGCCGATGGCGGCTGGCGCCGAGGCCGAATCGAGAGACCCCATCAAGTTGACGCTGCACGATTGGACCGGTCAGTTCATCACCACCAAGATCATGGGCGAGGTGTTGAAGAAGGCCGGCTACAATATCGAGTATGTGCAGGCCGACTACATCGCGCAGTTCGCCGGGCTCAAGACCGGTGATCTGCACGTTGCCATGGAGATCTGGGAGACGACTGGACGCGACGCCATGGACGAGGCCACGGGGACCGGCAATGTCGAGAACCTGGGCGAGACCGGGATGCAGGCCATCGAGGAATGGTGGTTCCCCGAGTACATGAAGGAGAAGTGCCCTGGTCTGCCGAACTGGGAGGCCCTGAAGGACGAGGCCTGCGCCGAGGCGTTCTCGACCGCGGAGACAGCGCCGAAGGGACGATATCTCGGTGGTCCGGTCACCTGGGGCGGATATGACGACGAGCGCGTCGTGGCGCTCGATCTGCCGTTCGAGGTCGTACACGCGGGAACCGACGCGGCCCTGTTCGCCGAGCTCGAAAGCGCCTACCAGCGCAAGGCCCCGATCATGCTCTGGGTTTATGCTCCACACTGGGCGCCGGTGAAGTACAAGGGCGCCTGGGTCGATTTCCCCACGTACACGCCCGAGTGCTACAGCGATGCCGGATGGGGCGGCAATACGAGCGAGAAGTACGACTGCGGCAAGCCGCGCGGGCCGATCTGGAAGGTGGCTTGGTCCGGCGTGCGGGACAAGTGGCCGGGCGCCCACAAGGCGATCATGGCCTTCAACGTCAGCAATGACGAGATGGGCGCGATGGTCGCCGCGGCCGACCTCTACGGCAAGAAGGTCGACGATGTCGTGGCCGAGTGGATCGCCGCCAACGAGGCCCGCTGGTCCGCTTGGATCAAATAG